GTTGCATCAGTCTCTGACACCGTAGCAAGATGTTAAAGTCTGCACCACCTCGCATCATCAGTCGATACGCATAATGTTTCATCGCAGATACTTTGTACTGGTTTGGGACTGGTTGGTCAGGAAAATAGTATCCATCATCTCCATGTGGAAGTATGAGAGGATACTGCAAAGCATCATAGCTGCGATGAGTTTCAGCTATTCTTGTAAGGCTGCCATCAGACTTACGAAGGACAATGTCTCTCTTTCCATGTTCTTCTGTGACCATAAGCACAGCTACCTCATCACACATTGGAGCATTAAACCGCCCTCTGTGTTCTCTAGAAGGCCTcttgtcagcatgaatcaCAACCTTGTACTGCTGATCATATTCACGGAGAACGTCTTTGGCTAATTTAAAACTCTGCACATACCTATTGATGGCATGAAGCATGTTTTGTAAACCCTCAATGATATTTATCCTCAAACCAGGAACAATGCCTTGTCTTACTTGTATCTCTCTCTCCACATCACCCAAAAAGTAGATTTGAGCAAATTTGGATTCTTCATTAGGCAAAGGGCACAGGCTTCCAATGAGGTGGTACACTTGACCTTGCACTTTGAAGCAAGGATTCCATCCATGTGTTTCCTTAATTTCATTGCAACCCATTGATGTCATCTGAAAAGCTGAATTGTACTTGCGAATATTTGTAAGGAAATGCCTAGACGTTTCTGAGTCACCTAGAAGCAATGATTTTAGCAAGAGCGGTGGATCTTGCAGAGTTGCCAGTTTCACTTTTCCGCTACtgcaacacatgccaggtgcttctcctttccacttcatagcgccgcagttgacacacacgtttgtcatagagccaatacaacacggaagtggaggttGTGCTGCATCATAGTTCAGAGCTGGTGGAATGTTCGGTTGCTGTCGCACTCTTGTTGCAGTATGTCTTTCTCGATCACTGTGAAGTCGTCGCTGTCTAgctagctcatcttccgctgcacgcgctgcagcagttctgttgcagtgggcggccaatcgttcttgtctggctagctcatcttccgctgcacgcgctgcagcagttctgttgcagtcggAGGCCAATCGCTCGTGTCtggctagctcatcttccgctgtacgcgctgcagcagttctgttgcagtcggCGGCCAATCGCTCGTGTCtggctagctcatcttccgctgcacgcgctgcagcagttctgttgcagtcggcggccaatcgttcttgtctggctagctcattttccgctgcacgcgctgcagcagttctgttgcagtcggcggccaatcgttcttgtctggctagctcatcttccgctgcacgcgctgcagcagttctgttgcagtcggcggccaatcgttcttgtctggctagctcatcttccgctgcacgcgCTGCAGTAGTTCTGTTGCGGTCGGCGGccaatcgttcttgtctggctaCAGTGTGTTCATCTACGCGAGTTCTAGCAGTGGTATCACGATTAATCTGAAGTCGtcgctgtctgtctaactCGTTTTCGTTCGCGCGAGCCGTAGCGCTTCTGTGTCTGTCGCTGTCTAGTCGCCATTGTCTAGCTGCCTCACCTTGCTCAGCACGCGCTCTCGCCACTCTATCTCTACCGGAGTCCAAACGTTGCCGTCTCGCtacttcgtcttcttctaaaCGTCTCCGTTTTTGACTGGCTGCAGCTGTCGATGAAAAAACTGTCTTTCGTCTCTTCGGAGGCATTGTAAAAACGACGCAAAATGTCGCGTATAGACTTGGAAATCCTATATTGCGCagctagtagactgtaatgttttggcgACAGTAGAGTGTAATcttttgtcagtaaccgtttactgtcactaattagccgtggtgttaGTTCACTAAAGGCATATCAAGTGCGTTGACATCTGTGacgtttgctattaattaagataacgtAAGATTATCGGCAGTGCGAAAGATCCTGTACAGACATCGGCACTTCTCTCCGCTGCAGGGAGTGCATACTGTCCGATGTCAGGAACGGGCCGGTAAATTCGGTGTAGATACGTAGTGATTAgttgaagtcacgtgcaatacttacccggataatccgttccccgtatacaacgaatgccgactcgtgtcatttcgacagtcccgctgaacgtcgtctgttcgaagacgttgctggcgtttcggggaacaggtgcatcaaacacggcagctccgtatctaacgaagtcacgacgcgtaccgactgtcgtcatttcgacagtcccgctgaacgtcgtctcttcgaagacgttgctggcgtttcggggaacaggtgcatcgaacacggcagctcttcgacggtcgcagactggcaaacgactgtgtgcgtattttttcgagacccggatatcagcaagaatatcttccttttcccgacgtcgtcggcaatagacgacacgctcggcgcgtaccgtccgacgtcgggaacgggcagtctaaattcggtggagacacgatgcgccgttccggagatattcgcgcgcgagcggaagcgagcgcgatcggcgggaaacggcttcgtcgtgggagaagtcaggaagacgaccgcggtctgactttcgacctgaatgaattcggcgtgcgcgagcgaaattcggccgagatcggactcgccgtcttcgagagacgctcgtacgtacgggcacacagacagacagacagacagacagacacacagacacctctcctttatatatagagatggTATCACAATCTTAGAAGTTCCTGTTGGCCAAGTGCAATATGTTGCAGAGATCTGTCTAAATTTTGCAAAATCAAGCCAAGCTCAACTGTTGTAACTAGAAGATGTGCAGCGTGGATGTTTACTTCTGAGATATCGCCATGTCACACGTATGAATCGTCTCATCAGATCTGTAAACCCAGAAAATGTACGTTCAACAGTTCAGGCCCATGCCAGCTGACAAAGTCGACGTTTATATGATAAGTTCAGTGCCCTGACCTAACCAACAAGAACTGGCTTTAAGCTACTTTGCTCATTAGGCATGGTGGATTCGGATTGACAAACAGTGAGTCATTGTTTGCTGATGCTATCGTAGCAGGTTGGGCACAATCTATCCAAGCACTTCCTGCTCGGTTCCCTTCCACTACTAATGGCAAATCTTTGGTCTGCCTATTTGAGGAAAGAATGAGCATAGCGTTAAAGTCTTCTATTCCTGACAACCATTTCTTAGTAGACATCCTTCGTGACACTAAAAATGTCCAATTCCAACTAATATTGGAATGTACTAAGCATACTCTCTCAAAATCTATACAAGTATTGAAGTCTAAGAGAGATAGGACTCGCTTGAGATCTCTGCAAGGGAGGGATATAGAATTATCGTTACATGCTATTCACACTTCCACTAAGTTTGCAGTTAATTCTGGTGATAACCATTTGGCAATACGTGTACGAATGGAATGTAGAATGCCATTGTCGTCTCTTCTAAGGCAGTGAGAATGTAGTCGAAGGATTGATCAGCATGGTTTTCACCTTCGCACTTGCAAAACAGGGAGTATAGCCCTGTTTGTTTACACAATGCCGTCACTGCACGGTGTCTGGGATGATTGTTCAGGAACCTTATCAATCCCTCGTCATGTTAAGTTATGCTAACAGCAACCACCGACCAGACATTTTCATTATTGATGCTTGCATGAAACATTGCATGATTTTGATATTTCACTGGCTCTCCCTTGGAATCAAGACATAATTGAAAAAGCACAGCGTAAGATAAGCATGCAGCAGCACAAGCCAGAGAAGTGAAGGACAAAACGTATAAGGACAAGATACTAGCAGCAAAAGAGCATGCAAAAACCATCCCCTTAGTACTGGAACACTCTGGGCGTTGGGGCTAAGAAGCTCACAAGTATCTCAATGAACTGTTTGAGAAATCGGTAACAGATCAGGTAAAAGGGAGGCCAGTTCAAGAATTATTGGATGCGATGCTTATCAGTTGTTCTGCAATAATGTAATGCTGAAGTTTTTTCAAAAAAGATTAGCCGTCAGGTGAAGAACATTGAGTGTATTACATATGCTTACTACACTTTGTTTCCGTTAATGTGACTGGTGTAACTCGACCCATGGGTCGAGCACTCACTAGTTAGCTGTGGTGCCTTGCCTTTTACTGACGTTCACTGTATGGTAGTATTGATGCTGatataaagacagacagacctggTAATTTACCATTTGGTTAGTTTGCGAAAGAACAAGTTTGTAGAGGTGGAGTGTCCTTTCACCATTTGCCACGTGTCCGAAGTGGGCAAATTTTTTGGGGGGACAACCTTTTGACTTAGCCGCTGGAGCGAACTGTGCGCTGTTAGTACAAGGCTAGCGGCGCAGCCTTTGATTTTTAGTAGACGATGGACATTTTACAACCGTGagtttgacataaacgaagtgctgtctttttgcgcaTCTCTCGAGCAGCAACCTGTACAGTCTATTCAAAGATAGCCCCGGTTTTGAAaatc
The sequence above is drawn from the Corticium candelabrum chromosome 8, ooCorCand1.1, whole genome shotgun sequence genome and encodes:
- the LOC134183500 gene encoding uncharacterized protein LOC134183500, producing the protein MTNVCVNCGAMKWKGEAPGMCCSSGKVKLATLQDPPLLLKSLLLGDSETSRHFLTNIRKYNSAFQMTSMGCNEIKETHGWNPCFKVQGQVYHLIGSLCPLPNEESKFAQIYFLGDVEREIQVCAEF